In a genomic window of Apteryx mantelli isolate bAptMan1 chromosome 2, bAptMan1.hap1, whole genome shotgun sequence:
- the CBLN2 gene encoding cerebellin-2 → MAAASRSGGGGGGPALGMGRRRRGALPEPAGGCCCCLAAALPLLLLLLPAGCPVRAQNDTEPIVLEGKCLVVCDSSPSADGAITSSLGISVRSGSAKVAFSATRSTNHEPSEMSNRTMTIYFDQVLVNIGNHFDLASSIFVAPRKGIYSFSFHVVKVYNRQTIQVSLMQNGYPVISAFAGDQDVTREAASNGVLLHMEREDKVHLKLERGNLMGGWKYSTFSGFLVFPL, encoded by the exons atggcggcggcgagccggagcggcggcggcggcggcgggccggcgctgggCATGGGGCGGCGACGGCGGGGGGCGCTgccggagccggcgggcggctgctgctgctgcctggcggcggcgctgccgctgctgctgctgctgctgcccgccgGGTGCCCGGTGCGGGCGCAGAACGACACGGAGCCCATCGTGCTGGAGGGGAAGTGCCTGGTGGTGTGCGACTCCAGCCCCTCAGCCGACGGCGCCATCACCTCCTCCCTGGGCATCTCGGTGCGCTCGGGCAGCGCCAAGGTGGCCTTCTCGGCCACCCGCAGCACCAACCACGAGCCCTCCGAGATGAGCAACCGCACCATGACCATCTACTTCGACCAG GTATTAGTTAATATTGGCAACCATTTTGATCTTGCTTCCAGTATATTTGTAGCACCAAGAAAAGGGATATATAGTTTCAGTTTCCACGTGGTCAAGGTCTATAACAGGCAAACCATCCAG GTAAGTTTAATGCAAAACGGCTACCCAGTGATTTCAGCTTTTGCAGGGGATCAGGATGTCACCAGAGAAGCAGCCAGCAACGGGGTCTTGCTCCACATGGAAAGAGAAGACAAAGTGCATCTCAAACTGGAAAGGGGTAACCTCATGGGAGGGTGGAAATATTCAACCTTTTCTGGCTTCTTAGTCTTTCCACTATAA